One Desulfobulbus propionicus DSM 2032 DNA segment encodes these proteins:
- a CDS encoding DnaJ domain-containing protein — MEYRQHNQPGCGGCLLLLALLALVTGGAPALLNLLGFLFYSGLAGLLLLIGAFWAFSYYIQRRVSTYEASQTESHNRFVFLLVNILVKIAQADGHFTRAELNAILNFFQLHLRYNQDQMYWVKQLVKEARNNPTELRSLLEEFRTSFAYEPRLILLELIYQIIYTKQPPPENELRLAREIAQLLEISTYDQRTIEAKYMYRQRQEATSAASLEEQYYAVLGLEQGADFAEIKKAYRKLSMQYHPDKVGHLGEEFKKVAEEKMKEINVAYGYFEKKFAGR; from the coding sequence ATGGAATACCGACAACATAATCAACCCGGCTGCGGCGGCTGCCTGTTGCTGCTTGCCCTGCTGGCCCTGGTCACCGGCGGCGCGCCGGCCCTGCTTAACCTATTGGGGTTCCTCTTTTATTCCGGTCTGGCCGGCCTGTTGCTGCTCATTGGCGCCTTCTGGGCCTTCAGCTACTACATTCAACGCCGGGTTTCGACCTACGAGGCCTCGCAGACCGAAAGTCACAACCGCTTTGTTTTCCTCTTGGTCAACATCCTGGTCAAGATTGCCCAGGCCGACGGCCATTTCACCCGGGCGGAACTCAATGCCATCCTTAATTTTTTCCAACTTCATCTCCGCTACAACCAGGATCAGATGTACTGGGTCAAGCAGTTGGTCAAGGAGGCCAGGAACAATCCGACCGAGCTGCGCAGCCTGTTGGAGGAGTTCCGCACCAGTTTTGCCTACGAGCCGCGCCTGATCCTGCTGGAGCTGATTTACCAGATCATCTATACCAAGCAGCCGCCTCCGGAAAACGAGTTGCGTTTGGCCCGCGAGATCGCCCAATTGCTGGAGATTTCGACCTACGATCAGCGGACCATCGAAGCCAAGTACATGTACCGCCAGCGGCAGGAGGCCACCAGCGCCGCCAGTCTGGAAGAGCAGTACTACGCGGTCCTTGGCCTGGAACAGGGGGCTGATTTCGCCGAGATCAAGAAGGCCTACCGCAAGCTGTCGATGCAGTACCATCCGGACAAGGTGGGCCATCTGGGCGAGGAATTCAAGAAGGTCGCCGAGGAGAAGATGAAGGAAATCAATGTGGCCTACGGGTATTTTGAAAAGAAATTCGCCGGCAGATAA
- the lon gene encoding endopeptidase La, translated as MEQEQQTPPKKLDPSQLELPETLPILPLHGFVFYPGMGFPLQVSSETSKQLIDDILLGDRMMGLVPSRREQTRDEDVLGPDDLYQVGVVGYLHKLNKAPEGYYQILVSGTKKFAISAFVDSQPYMRAKVVEVPMEIVENKQIEALLFNIRTQFQKLVGATELPQELVATINSLANPFYVAYLVSSQLNLKIEMEQEILEITPLHDLLHRVAMELAKRLETVEMSNQLQASMKKDMDERQREFFLRQQLQAIRKELGEGDDDKVEVKELKEKVAEKGLSPQARAVVDKELVRLERIPPSSPEYTVSRNYIDWILDLPWLDSTTDTLDLLKAEADLNQDHYGLKKIKKRILEFLAVRKLKEDIHGPILCFVGPPGVGKTSLGQSIARTMNRKFVRIALGGVRDEAEIRGHRRTYIGALPGRIIESLKRAGSNNPVFLLDEIDKLGNDFRGDPSSALLEVLDPEQNATFTDHYLDIEFDLSKVMFIATANVLDTIPGPLRDRMEVVELSGYTQQEKVAIASRHLLPKQLEAHALTEDDLEIPEAAIETLIASYTREAGVRNLEREIAAICRGTAAEIARGRSEKMLVTPEKLYDFLGPQRFYPEMKARSWGPGLATGLAWTPVGGQILFIETSKMKGRGGLTLTGKLGEVMKESATAALTYIRSHAQDLGVDEEIFATIDLHVHVPEGAIPKDGPSAGVAMVSSLVSVILGRPVRQDVAMTGEITLRGDVLPVGGIGEKVLAALRAGIRELILPVLNEKDVLEIPEDIRQGVVFHYPHTIREVLEIAMEKTEAQR; from the coding sequence ATGGAACAGGAACAGCAAACTCCCCCGAAAAAGTTGGATCCCTCCCAACTGGAACTCCCTGAAACCCTGCCGATTCTGCCGTTGCACGGTTTTGTCTTTTATCCTGGCATGGGGTTTCCGCTCCAGGTGTCGAGCGAGACTTCCAAGCAGCTGATCGACGACATCCTCCTCGGTGATCGGATGATGGGGCTGGTGCCGAGCCGGCGCGAACAAACCCGTGACGAGGATGTTCTCGGTCCCGACGACCTGTACCAGGTGGGCGTGGTCGGGTACCTGCACAAGCTCAACAAGGCGCCCGAGGGGTATTACCAGATCCTGGTGAGCGGCACCAAGAAATTCGCCATCAGTGCGTTCGTCGACTCCCAGCCCTACATGCGGGCCAAGGTGGTCGAGGTGCCGATGGAAATTGTCGAGAACAAACAGATCGAGGCCTTGTTGTTCAATATCCGCACCCAATTCCAGAAGCTGGTCGGCGCCACCGAACTGCCCCAGGAGCTGGTGGCGACCATCAACAGCTTGGCCAACCCGTTCTATGTCGCCTACCTGGTCAGCTCGCAACTGAACCTGAAGATCGAGATGGAGCAGGAAATCCTCGAAATCACGCCGTTGCACGATCTGCTCCACCGGGTGGCCATGGAATTGGCCAAACGGCTGGAAACCGTGGAAATGAGCAACCAGCTCCAGGCCTCGATGAAAAAAGACATGGACGAGCGCCAGCGGGAATTCTTCCTCCGTCAGCAGTTGCAGGCTATTCGCAAGGAGTTGGGCGAGGGCGACGACGACAAGGTCGAGGTCAAGGAGCTCAAGGAAAAGGTGGCCGAAAAGGGGCTCAGTCCCCAGGCCCGGGCCGTGGTCGACAAGGAACTGGTGCGGCTGGAGCGCATTCCTCCCTCGTCGCCCGAGTACACCGTGTCTCGCAACTACATCGACTGGATCCTCGATCTCCCGTGGCTGGACTCCACCACCGACACCCTGGACTTGCTCAAGGCCGAGGCGGACCTCAACCAAGATCATTACGGCCTGAAGAAGATCAAGAAAAGGATCCTCGAATTTTTGGCGGTGCGCAAGCTCAAGGAAGACATTCACGGGCCGATTCTCTGTTTCGTCGGCCCGCCCGGCGTGGGCAAGACCTCGCTCGGCCAGTCCATCGCCCGGACCATGAACCGCAAGTTCGTCCGCATTGCCTTGGGCGGCGTCCGTGACGAGGCCGAGATCCGTGGCCACCGCCGCACCTACATTGGAGCCTTGCCCGGCCGGATCATCGAGAGCCTCAAGCGAGCCGGCTCCAATAATCCGGTCTTTCTGTTGGATGAGATCGACAAGCTGGGCAACGATTTTCGCGGCGATCCCTCCTCGGCGCTGCTCGAGGTGCTTGATCCGGAGCAGAACGCGACCTTCACCGACCACTACCTCGATATCGAGTTCGATCTGTCCAAGGTGATGTTCATCGCCACCGCCAACGTGCTCGATACCATCCCCGGACCGCTGCGTGACCGTATGGAGGTGGTCGAGCTGTCCGGCTATACCCAGCAGGAAAAGGTGGCCATCGCCAGCCGCCATCTCCTGCCCAAACAGCTGGAGGCCCATGCCCTGACCGAGGACGACCTGGAAATACCGGAAGCGGCCATCGAGACCTTGATTGCCTCCTACACCCGCGAGGCCGGGGTGCGCAACCTTGAACGCGAGATCGCCGCCATTTGCCGGGGCACGGCCGCCGAGATCGCCCGGGGGCGCAGCGAAAAGATGTTGGTGACTCCTGAAAAACTCTACGATTTTCTCGGGCCGCAACGCTTCTATCCGGAGATGAAGGCCCGCAGCTGGGGGCCGGGACTGGCCACCGGTCTGGCCTGGACCCCGGTGGGCGGTCAGATCCTGTTCATCGAAACCTCGAAGATGAAGGGGCGCGGCGGACTGACCCTCACCGGCAAACTGGGCGAGGTGATGAAGGAATCGGCCACCGCGGCCCTGACCTATATCCGGTCGCATGCCCAGGATCTGGGGGTAGACGAGGAGATCTTCGCCACGATCGATCTCCATGTACATGTGCCCGAAGGCGCCATTCCCAAGGACGGTCCCTCGGCCGGCGTGGCCATGGTGTCTTCCTTGGTGTCGGTGATCCTTGGCCGGCCGGTCCGCCAGGATGTGGCCATGACCGGCGAGATCACCCTGCGCGGCGATGTGCTGCCGGTGGGCGGCATTGGCGAGAAGGTGCTGGCAGCGCTCCGGGCCGGCATCAGGGAACTGATCCTGCCGGTGCTCAATGAGAAGGATGTCCTTGAAATTCCAGAAGACATCCGTCAGGGAGTGGTCTTTCACTACCCCCATACCATTCGTGAGGTTCTGGAGATCGCCATGGAAAAAACCGAGGCGCAACGCTGA
- a CDS encoding pyridoxal phosphate-dependent aminotransferase, with the protein MSGVAKKMRTFAENSSWIRKMFEEGAKMKAQFGADKVFDFSIGNPDVPPPAKFYTVLRELAQDEQPGIHGYMPNAGYPFVREALAKRLGPEQGVTLGAGDILMTCGAAGGLNILFKALLDPGDEVIILSPFFVEYHFYIDNHGGVAKIVPTDKEFNLDLAAIEAALNEKTKIVLINSPNNPTGQIYSADALNQLGQMLEQAGKRFGTTIYLVSDEPYRNIVFDGHQVPPLMPATTNAILASSYSKELSLPGERIGYLVVHPQMHDKEAVIGALTLANRILGFVNAPALMQRAVMQLQDVSADNSIYARRLDAFCQVLDQAGMTYVRPKGAFYLFPQTPIDDVEFCKLLAEQKILAVPGRGFGLPGYIRLAFCVDEKVIAASAPGFKKAMELARK; encoded by the coding sequence ATGAGCGGTGTAGCCAAGAAGATGCGGACGTTTGCGGAAAATTCCTCCTGGATCCGGAAGATGTTCGAGGAAGGGGCGAAAATGAAGGCGCAGTTTGGCGCGGACAAGGTGTTCGACTTTAGCATCGGCAATCCCGACGTACCGCCACCGGCCAAGTTTTATACCGTGCTGCGCGAACTAGCGCAGGACGAGCAACCCGGCATCCATGGCTACATGCCCAACGCCGGCTATCCGTTTGTCCGCGAGGCCCTGGCCAAGCGGCTCGGTCCGGAGCAGGGCGTCACTCTGGGAGCCGGTGACATCCTCATGACCTGTGGAGCCGCCGGCGGCCTGAACATCCTTTTCAAGGCACTGCTCGACCCCGGCGACGAAGTGATCATCCTCTCGCCCTTTTTTGTCGAATACCATTTTTATATCGACAACCATGGCGGGGTGGCCAAGATCGTGCCCACGGACAAGGAATTCAACCTCGATCTGGCGGCCATCGAGGCGGCCTTGAACGAGAAAACCAAGATCGTGCTGATCAACAGCCCCAACAATCCCACGGGCCAGATTTACTCCGCCGATGCCCTCAACCAGCTGGGGCAGATGCTCGAACAAGCCGGCAAGCGGTTCGGCACCACCATCTATCTGGTGTCCGACGAGCCCTACCGCAACATCGTGTTTGACGGCCATCAGGTACCGCCGCTGATGCCCGCCACCACCAATGCCATCCTGGCGTCGTCCTATTCCAAGGAGCTGTCCCTGCCGGGTGAGCGCATTGGGTATCTGGTGGTGCATCCGCAGATGCACGACAAGGAGGCGGTGATCGGAGCGCTGACGCTGGCCAACCGCATCCTCGGTTTTGTCAATGCGCCGGCCCTGATGCAGCGGGCGGTGATGCAGCTGCAGGATGTGTCCGCCGACAACTCCATCTATGCCCGGCGGCTCGACGCCTTCTGCCAGGTGCTCGACCAGGCCGGCATGACCTATGTCCGGCCCAAGGGCGCCTTTTATCTGTTCCCGCAAACGCCGATCGACGATGTCGAGTTCTGCAAGCTGCTGGCCGAGCAAAAGATTCTTGCCGTGCCCGGCCGGGGCTTCGGCCTGCCGGGATACATCCGGCTTGCCTTTTGCGTCGATGAAAAGGTGATCGCCGCTTCGGCGCCAGGCTTCAAAAAAGCGATGGAGTTGGCGAGGAAGTAA
- the ftsY gene encoding signal recognition particle-docking protein FtsY, with translation MLGWFKKKFGKKPAEPEAVEPEAVASEPMLEATEEVVVHAVVPEPAVLEPIVEEPIIEQSAVPPIVVEEEAPVAATTEPAVLAVPDDVVEPEPAVSPDEEIVVEMVAAATEGGEPSVVEESVPEPVVLPADLEMVPEVEAAEEQPESIDLAPTVAEIEVVEADSALAEEREPAPEAVVAAVIEEPQSPATESPAASAVEMPEEAAFEGEPEADVSTIEEERATDRESETAAVAQEAMPPETMGEHDEATEQADTAVEPEPASVEPIVPAAPLVGRTQQKPANKSLFKRLQERLGKTRDAFIYRLDSLFLGKKEIDQDLFEQLEEILITADLGVATTLELIDGARKKVKRDQLSDPQALKAIIRDQILAYIEASEQPAELVMPEEGPFVIMVVGVNGVGKTTTIGKIAAKFVRAGQSVLLVAGDTFRAAAINQLRIWGERVGVEVIAQKPGADPSSVVFDGLEYGTSHNYDVILIDTAGRLHTSVNLMEELKKIKRVIGKKLPGAPHEVMLVLDATTGQNGISQAKLFHEAVGVTGLTLTKLDGTAKGGIVANVCRETKTPVRFIGIGEQIDDLRDFDAREFVEALFAGRAEG, from the coding sequence ATGCTGGGCTGGTTCAAGAAAAAATTCGGCAAAAAGCCGGCCGAGCCGGAAGCGGTCGAACCGGAAGCGGTTGCCTCTGAACCGATGCTGGAAGCGACTGAGGAGGTCGTTGTCCATGCGGTTGTCCCTGAACCGGCGGTTTTAGAACCGATCGTCGAAGAGCCGATCATCGAACAGTCGGCGGTTCCTCCGATTGTTGTCGAGGAGGAAGCACCTGTTGCGGCAACCACGGAGCCCGCGGTCCTTGCCGTGCCTGATGATGTGGTCGAGCCGGAACCGGCGGTTTCTCCCGACGAAGAGATCGTCGTGGAGATGGTCGCGGCGGCAACGGAAGGAGGGGAGCCGTCTGTGGTCGAGGAATCGGTTCCAGAGCCGGTTGTCCTTCCCGCAGATCTGGAGATGGTCCCAGAGGTGGAAGCGGCGGAAGAACAGCCCGAGAGCATTGACCTTGCTCCGACGGTCGCCGAAATTGAGGTGGTGGAAGCGGACTCAGCCTTGGCTGAGGAGCGGGAACCGGCTCCGGAGGCCGTTGTCGCGGCCGTCATCGAAGAACCGCAGTCGCCCGCAACGGAAAGTCCGGCTGCCTCGGCGGTCGAAATGCCGGAGGAGGCTGCTTTCGAGGGAGAGCCGGAAGCGGATGTCTCCACCATCGAGGAGGAGCGGGCAACGGATCGTGAATCGGAAACGGCGGCCGTCGCGCAGGAGGCCATGCCGCCGGAGACGATGGGCGAGCACGACGAAGCGACCGAACAGGCCGACACGGCCGTTGAACCTGAACCAGCATCCGTCGAGCCCATTGTTCCGGCGGCGCCGCTTGTGGGCAGAACCCAGCAGAAGCCGGCGAACAAGTCGTTGTTCAAGCGGCTGCAGGAGCGGCTGGGCAAGACCAGGGACGCCTTCATCTATCGTCTGGACAGCCTTTTCCTCGGCAAGAAAGAGATCGACCAGGATCTGTTCGAACAACTGGAGGAGATCCTTATCACCGCCGATCTGGGCGTAGCCACCACCCTGGAACTCATCGATGGAGCCCGGAAAAAGGTCAAGCGCGACCAATTGAGCGATCCCCAGGCCCTGAAAGCCATCATTCGTGACCAGATCCTTGCCTACATCGAGGCCTCGGAGCAGCCGGCCGAGCTGGTGATGCCCGAGGAGGGGCCTTTTGTCATCATGGTGGTCGGCGTCAATGGCGTGGGCAAGACCACCACCATCGGCAAGATCGCCGCCAAATTCGTCCGCGCAGGGCAATCGGTGCTGCTGGTGGCTGGCGACACCTTCCGCGCCGCGGCCATCAACCAGCTGCGCATTTGGGGTGAGCGGGTCGGAGTCGAGGTGATTGCCCAGAAGCCCGGAGCCGATCCTTCGTCCGTGGTTTTTGACGGGCTGGAATATGGAACAAGCCATAACTACGACGTCATCCTCATCGATACCGCCGGCCGTCTGCACACCAGCGTCAACCTGATGGAGGAGTTGAAGAAGATCAAGCGGGTCATCGGCAAGAAACTGCCAGGCGCGCCGCACGAAGTGATGCTGGTGCTGGACGCCACCACCGGCCAGAATGGCATTTCCCAGGCCAAGCTCTTCCACGAGGCGGTGGGGGTCACCGGCCTGACGTTGACCAAACTCGACGGCACGGCCAAGGGCGGGATTGTGGCCAATGTCTGCCGGGAAACCAAGACCCCGGTCCGGTTCATTGGCATTGGCGAGCAGATCGATGATCTGCGCGATTTCGATGCCCGCGAGTTCGTCGAAGCCCTTTTTGCCGGGCGGGCGGAGGGATAG